The DNA region GCCGACCGCAATCCCCGTCGGTCGGCGCCTTGTAGGCAATAGGTTGGGAATCAATTGCTCTTAAGCTGTTCTATTTGCTAATTGCGCCTTCTGTTTTTTTATACTGCCGGATTTCATATAATGTTTCATTTTTCCGCAAAAAATTTTGAATCTATTTCAATAATATTTTAAGGAGGGGGCCAAGACCTCTTTGAATTTCCTTGATTTATCGCCGACTATAAAATAATATAAGGCTCTTGATTAAGATTTTCCGACGCCGGAGCGTAGTTCGTTTTATATTATATAATTGTTACCGCTGGAGGATGTAATGGACTATTTCAAACGGACCAGGGTTGCTAAAATCCTCGTCGAAGATTCGGTCGCGACCGGCCAGGATTTGATTATTCTGGGCTGGGTCAGGACGATTCGTGAATCGAGCAATGTCGCTTTTATCGAAATCAATGACGGCTCCTGCATGAATAATCTCCAGGCGGTGATTAATAATCCGAAAGATTTTCCGGTCCTGAAGGATATCCTGACCGGCGCGGCGATTCGGGCCGAAGGAAAACTTATCGAATCGCCGGCCAAAGGGCAAAAATATGACTTTGTGGTCGAAAAGCTGGCCTTAGTCGGTCCGGCCGACCAGACCTACCCCCTGCAGAAAAAGCGGCACTCCTTCGAATACCTGCGGGAAATCGCCCATTTACGGATGCGCACCAATACCCTTGGGGCGGTCAACCGGGTACGTTCCAGTATTGCTTATGCGGTACATAAGTTCTTTCAGGACAGGGGTTTTTATTATATTCATACGCCGGTTATTACCGCCTCGGATACTGAGGGTGTGGGCGATATGTTCCGCGTGACCACTTTCGAGTTGAATAAGGCTCCGGTTGTTGACGGCGGGGTAAATTTCAATGAAGACTTTTTTGCCGCCGAGACTTATTTGACCGTTTCGGGCCAGCTTGAGGCCGAAGTGGCGGCCCAGGCGCTGGGCGATGTTTACACGTTCGGGCCGACCTTCCGGGCCGAAAACTCGAATACGGCCAGGCACGCGTCGGAATTCTGGATGATCGAACCGGAAATGGCTTTCTGCGATTTGCAGGGTGATATGGAGATTGCGGTCGATTTCCTGAAATATCTGTTCCGCTGGGCGCTCGAGAAATGCGCCTCGGACATGACCTTTTTCAACCAGTGGGTCGACAAGGGTTTGATCGAGCGGCTTGAGCATGTGGTCAACTCCGATTTCGAGAAACTGCCATACACCGAAGCCATCAAAATCCTCGAGAAATCGGGCGAGAAGTTCGAGTTCCCGGTCGGCTGGGGTGTGGATATGCAGTCGGAGCATGAGCGGTATCTGACCGAGAAGGTCTTCAAGAAACCGGTCATCGTTTTCGATTATCCCAAAAAGATCAAGGCGTTCTATATGCGGGTCAATGATGACGGGAAAACGGTCGGGGCGATGGATGTGCTGGTGCCGAAAATCGGCGAGATTATCGGCGGCTCGCAGCGCGAGGAGCGTTATGATGTCCTGCTGGCGCATATGCAGGAAAAGGGGATGAACACGGCGCTTTACGACTGGTATCTGGATTTGCGCAAGTATGGCACGACACCGCACTCCGGATTCGGGCTTGGTTTTGACCGGACCTTAATGTATATTACCGGCATGGCGAATATCCGGGATGTTTCGCCGTTCCCGCGTGTCCCGCGTTGGGCGAAGTTTTAGAAATTCTAACAGTCGAAAAATTGTCTCGAGAAAAAGCGCACCGCCGCCGGGGTAATCCCCCGGCGGTGTTAAGTTTTTTGGCAGAATGTGGCAGCTACTTTGCCCTTGTCAAATCCGAAAAATTGACGATATTAGAATAAGTACCAGGGAAATCAAAAACCAACTATAAATTCGGGAGCCGAGCATGCTCA from candidate division Zixibacteria bacterium HGW-Zixibacteria-1 includes:
- a CDS encoding asparagine--tRNA ligase; the encoded protein is MDYFKRTRVAKILVEDSVATGQDLIILGWVRTIRESSNVAFIEINDGSCMNNLQAVINNPKDFPVLKDILTGAAIRAEGKLIESPAKGQKYDFVVEKLALVGPADQTYPLQKKRHSFEYLREIAHLRMRTNTLGAVNRVRSSIAYAVHKFFQDRGFYYIHTPVITASDTEGVGDMFRVTTFELNKAPVVDGGVNFNEDFFAAETYLTVSGQLEAEVAAQALGDVYTFGPTFRAENSNTARHASEFWMIEPEMAFCDLQGDMEIAVDFLKYLFRWALEKCASDMTFFNQWVDKGLIERLEHVVNSDFEKLPYTEAIKILEKSGEKFEFPVGWGVDMQSEHERYLTEKVFKKPVIVFDYPKKIKAFYMRVNDDGKTVGAMDVLVPKIGEIIGGSQREERYDVLLAHMQEKGMNTALYDWYLDLRKYGTTPHSGFGLGFDRTLMYITGMANIRDVSPFPRVPRWAKF